The nucleotide window CACCAACAAGTGAAGATGGACAATCACATTTCCTAGATCTGGATGACTGTCGTCGTCTCTCTTTTGTCATTTGGATTTGTCCACTCCCTATATTGTTTGCTTCGTCCACTATAGAATTCTATTCTAGGTTTCCTTTCTCTATGCTTTTCACATTCTaagctctatatatatataacatcgaCAACTCCATGCCTCTTTCTAACTTCTACATCCCATCTAATTAATGCTTGCTTTCTTATTTGTGAAAACCTACGAAAGATAGATAAATCGATGAATTTAGCATCTAATATAGCATGAATAATATCAAGTATACAATTATATCATCTATACTTGACATGTTGtaacataattattattttctactGACACTTGGAAATCAAAGTGGGAGAAAATAGTTAATATTATAGTTCCAGATGTTAAcatttaaaatatttgaaatatcgaTCCAAACATTCTGTGACAACCCGGAAGATGTCATACTCGGAATCATTTTACAATTATCCagaagataatatattttaatttttttttaaaaaatagaatatcatattttaaatattttataaatgtctAAAAGATAATAGTCCGTTTTGCAAATGTTTGAAACATAATTTCTTTTGGGCTAATATAATCGGTAACATTTGTCGAGCTATTACAAAAtgtctataattttaaaaatattaaattaaaataataaatatcaaaaacTACTTTTTTTACCTCATcttctttgatttttattttattatttattattttttagtcaATTTATATCAATTAAGAAAAtaaggaggaaggaggagaagaaagaaaatataatgaAAAGGAAAATAATTTAGAGTTTTTAAATAtcgtaaataataataaaaaattataaatagtaatctcCTTATATATAATTTGCCCATAATATATACCCGGGTTCTAGAAGGTGAGATCTGTCTTCTTCctccctcatcttttcatcgcagTGAGCGGCGACGACCGCAAGCGCGCTACTGGCGGGATTCAGCGAGAGCCGCAGGCTGCAGGTTGGCCTTCTTTCCTTTaacctctcctcttcttcttcctcgtcctACTCTGATCCGGTCGCCCTGATGCGGTCATACCTGACCCGTCCTAAGCCGGTCGTCCGCCCGATCGGACTGCGGAGAAACCCATACTAGGAAGTGAAGGACACGAGGCTGGACGGATGTGAAGTTGCAAGAAGGGATTTTCTCACGAAGTTTGGCATTTGATGTTCTGGGTGCCTTTGACAAGAGTAATGCTATGTTGATAATAAAACTttgtaaaagaaagaaaatttcctTTTTATGATCATTGGTTGCCTAAAGCTCTAAGCATATATAAGACCTTTAACTTAGGGCTGTCTTCCAATCATGATTATGTTGTTTAGCTTCATCTTAGCTGTTCTGATGCAATATAAAAACAACCCAAACAAATTATGGAGTTGTTGGTGGTTGCGCAGGGCCTAAACGGAGGACCGTGCCAAACCAACTCTTAAAGCAGCTCAATTTAATCCTTTTAGCAGAAAAATATGGCCAAAATGAAATTAAAGGTTTGCAATAGACCTAATTGGTAGCTTAAATGCCCTTGCCAGATGAAATAGATTCAACAAGAAACCTGAAGGACTGACAATTTTGGAGGAGTAGTACTTAGTTGTATAGATTTTTCAGTGACCGCCAAAATGATAAGATCTTATGTGAAGCGATAATCCATATATGTAGTCACGAAGCTGCAATGTCATTGGAGGTATCGGTTatgcaagaggaaagaaaagagtttAAATGAAAGTGCAAAAAAGAAAATGTAGAAAAGACGCTTcgagggaggagagagagagagaagatgaatTTCCTGGTTGACATGAAAAGGAGAGTACAGAAAGAAAGCTTAGTCTTGAGGTCAACAGGTCAATTGTAACTTGTAGGGATAGGATGAGGCCATCTTGAGTTCCAATCTTCAGAGAAGCATACCGTCCATATTGTGGCTTGTAGTAGTCCTTGGAAGGCATAATCCTACATGGAAGCACATAAAGGTTGGCTTTTTAGGATTTGGAAGTGAAAGGAATCATGAGAGGATGTAAATGACAGCTTCAAGGAATTtaaaaatgaagaaattgaggCTTAGAAACTATAATGGGAAAAATATGACTATGGATGAACATTCGGAGGGAAGGGGATGAAAACCACGTCTGTAAGACCTCAAAGCAGCTAAGATTACATTGATTGGAAACCAAATACACTCACTGTTTAACCATTATTGTGACTGCCTATTTAAAAACCTGGGATACTTAGTTTGTTGAGCTTCTGTTCATGGATGAATAGTAAGTATAACCGACAgggattaattttcttatgcctcAAGGAACTCCACATACACTAAAAGATTTAGGAAACTTATGAACTTATTTTAATCAAAACAAACGTAATCTCTAATTCATTATCCTTGATAATTCACCACACAAGCTACATTTGAAATTCAATCAAAATAGGAAAGACTCATTTAAAACTATAAACTAAACCTAACATAATTAAACTAACCAAATCATCAAAAAATGACTGACTCAAATCTGGGCTGCATCATGTTTCTTTGCACATAGGTAACTGCATCGAATTGAATGCTACACTGAAAATGAAGCACATTCTGAAGATCATGGCTTTGCTGGTGGCTGTTGCTGGCATTTGGATCAGCTTACTAGAAACATCAGTAGTTCCTCGTAGCTACACTTGGTTGGTCAGTTTCATGCCATTTATTCCTTCTATCTGAAGTTTAAAATGATCATCTTCTCTATAAAGTATCAACACATTTATGTTCTATTTTCCAGCTGCCAGTTTATCTAGTTGTTTCATTAGGATGCTATGGTCTTCTCATGGTCGGAGTAGGCTTGATGCTGTTTCCAACATGTCCCCAGGAAGCTTCACTACTGCAAAAGGTTGCGTTAGTCATAATGTTTATTTCTGATCAATTTTGTGCTAAAATTCCTGCTTTTTCAGGCTAATTTCACACCTCTACAAGTACAAGAAATTTCATAGTCAAATTTCATAAATTATTGCTTGTCTTTTATGAAGACTAGCAAAAAAGAACCTTCAAGTATTTTTTTGttgacagatttttttttttctcttggaatttttttctGCTACAATTACTATTTCCTATTTGGATGATAAATTCTGAATCTTCATTACTTACGCCATAGGAAGATATCCTGTTTACTCATTTACCAATCACAATGATGAAAGATCACGGATGACAATCTTCATATTCCTCACTGCAGCTATTTCACCCACATAAAGGAATTGTAAATACTTCCTATTAATGATCATATACTGGTAAACCATCTTAGTCATTTTTGTTGCAATAGCTTGAAGTTAGTGTAGGGAATGGTCACTGTAAAATTGTTGAATATTCATCCACTGTTGTCAACGGACTCAACACAATAAAAAATTCTATCTTGGTTCTTGGGAGAGTTTTGCAAATTATATAGTCCATGACTCCATGTGCTTGTGAGTTGAGTCTTTGAGGTTTCGAGGAGGTTTCTTCAGTTAGAACCACATTTTTTGGATAACTTTACTAACTATAAAATTTGCTGGTTCTATTGGTTGACATAAGAAAAAAACATTAAAGTTATGAAAGTTGAAGTTTTTATTGGAGTCAAATTAAATATCAACTCCAGCAATAGCCTCATTTTATTCCTAAGAACTAGAGTAGAACTgatatatttaaagaaaaagagagaaactaCTCTGAGAAACTTCTAATCTTAAAAGAATTTCCTCACTCAAAAGTTAAAAAGATCGTATTCCCTTATGTCTTTTCTTTCATGCTTCATGAACTCCAAtgctatattaattatatatattagcaAATATTAACAGAACCTTATTTCAAATACTTTTCGCCTTCTCTTATTACATCTTGAATTTTCTGTTTCAGGGCACCTTAGTGTATTACCATGGTGATGCAAGCTTATACAATTTAAGCttctttctcaattttttttccAGGGCTTTAGTTGTTTACTGGTTGTTCCATTATGTTTGTagtttatgttattttatttgagTTATAAATTATGCTAGTGAGGTTTTATGCCAAATTCTTTGAAACAAACTTGCCAAGCTGGGGGATGGGCACCAGTAGGCATTGTTGATACTCACTACCTATTTGATTTGTGTGATTTCAATTCTACCTTTCACATTGGGGTTTGGGTATTTTATGATTTTTACCGCTTGTAATCATCAACATATCTTGGCAAAATTGTGTAAAGCCTACAAGTTTATTTGGAAAGTTTAGAGGCCCATATTAAAATGATTGATAAAAGAAGTAGTATGACAGTGCTAGGCCTTAATTAGCAATTTGGCGTGAGGCTTGTTGGTTTTTAGTGTTGAATTCTTCACATTCACTTGAATTTGATAAAGCTATtgacaaagaataaaaaaattatatatcaatcaATTCAATGTTCATAATTCTGCAGAAATTGAATTTTGGATTTAAACTTTGTATTGACacttatatataaaaatttaattatatgtCTACAAACATATGATATGGTTCAATATGACAATTGACATGATAACTTGATGAGCCTACAAACATCTCAAAGTCCTTCCACTTCATGTGGGAGCAATAAGGGAAATTGTATCACAACCTCCTATACGTATGAAATTATAATCTCACACACAATCTTCCCTACTCATAAACTGAAGTCCAATACAGAAACTATAACCATCAGCTAGTGGTGGTGTGTGAGATTCAGCTCAGTGGTGGTTTTATGCGGTGATATGCCTCCAACTTCATTCACAAATGATTACTTTTCAACTTGAGCCTACACACTTTAGTACTAGGTTTGCTTTGCTATTAACTTTTAAAATCTGAGTCGATAAAACTATTCAGTAACttgattaacataaaatatatgactCAAAATGCTTAAGTCTCAATTTTTGATGGAAGACTCATCTAGTCTTATTAATTGTCACAACATCCTTCGAGACTAATGAAGGTCTCATGATTTGCTTGCTTATATATATGCTTGTAGATTTTGGTTCATAATGTAGTTACATTAAGAAGTGTTAGTTCTCTTTTACTATGCAGGATATCATTGAGGCCAAAGAATTCTTGAAAAGCAGGGGAGTAGATGTTGGTGCTGATTAAAGTGGATTTCATACTCTGAAGTTGTTTGCCATATGAATTATCACTGATCCAATCATGAGACTCATAAAAGCAGTGAACCAGAAATCTCCCCTCTCCTCCATTTGTCAATGCATACAGATTGCAGCTTGGATTCCTTCCATGGGCTTTTTGTTAGAAGACAATAGTCATTTCTTCCGTTTCCTGTTACATTACATGCCAGAATGTGAACCAGAAATTTTGATGACCTTTGTGATCTGCCGGTTTATGGATCTGGCATTTGGGGAAATTtccatttattttattaattggaCACTTGTATCTCTTGAAATTTTGTTAATTTTGTttgaacattattattattattattcttacaaTATCAGGTTAGCTAAATCCAATTATGAAAAGCCAGCATTTGAATGACTTGCGAAGCATTGTGTTCAGATATACCTAATCAGTATGGTGTCACTAATTTTTGCTCATCGTTcgttcttcctctttcttctttgttttatTCTCAATTAATACAATTCTAACTCGTAATAAAATATTCTAGCAATTCAACATATCCTTTATTTTAACCTTAAAGATCAGATTATTTAGATCTAAATTAAAACCCTAGTTTAGATGTAATTAAGTTAAAATTAGCTATTTGGATtaagaatattaattatttcatgcatattttcaaagttaaaaaaaGTTTCTTTTGGGTATAATATGGATTGTTAGGATAATTTTCCTTTTAGTAAAAAGGAAGTTATTATAATAAGTGaaatgaaaagattttttttttttttgttaaggttcattttagccCCCCCTCATGATTTATTTGTGTTTAAAATAATCATTAgatttttaaaaacatagtatATAAGTTTTTTTCGTTAAATCTAAATTAGTAGATGTTAGGGTATGTTGATtcttaataaatcattaatataatgacatgtgtaatttaaggttaaaaaaaattgagaccTCCATCAATGTCGGAGGAGGAGGCATTGTTATGGAAGCGACTACCAGCAATAGCATTGAGCTATTACTACTTAGCAAGACGTCGAAAGCTCTTAAGTTTATCGTAAGTGCGAGAAAGGCTGTGTGCGGGTGATGCTCTACTAGGCAGTAGCAGCTCGGTGCTACAGTTGGTGGTCACTTCCACGATGACGCCTTCTCCCATCATTGatggttttaattttttttacttaaattatatgtatcattatattaatgatttattgtgagtcaatatGCTACATAAATAGACTTTAATATTTGTTAACTCACAAAAGAGACTTATATATTtcgttttttttaaatatatgggTTATTTTAAGCACGAGTAAGCCAACTTAAAAGGTCCATAGCCAAAATTATATGggctaaaatggatcttaaccataaattatatgtattattatattaataatttattgttaGTCAGCATTCTATGTAAGTAGACTTTCACGTATGTTAACTCAAACTTTATGTCGGCGGCTTATatactatgtttttaaaaatatatgtgtTATTTTATACATGAATAAATCATAAGAGTTTAAGATGTTAATGACCAAAACAACAAGGGCTAAAATAGaccttaatattttatttttatcttttaaatcattttaaggagccaatcaattaaaattatttctttcttttttatggtACAAATAATTCTATCAATTTAATATATGACACCCCTATATTCAATTTTTATTAAGGGgtattttttaaaaatcttaataATGTATTTGAATCATGCTATTCGAAGTCACAAATCCATGAGTTAGGTTGGTTCTAAGTGATTGAGATCGAATCACTTTGAATCAGGTGGAGTTTGATTGCAATGTATTGGATTGGACTTTATTGAATTTGTGATTGAGTGTAGTCTGAGTGTAACTCAagtataataaattttttattaaactaATTTAAACTTCTCTACAACTACTAAcatatcattttaaaatatttactatcatTTATTCTAATTtcttatgattttatgatgaataaatttttaaaaagaatattttctgAGTTGCATCGATATGAAGTGTAACCTATTAAATGTTTTTATCAAATCTATCTAACCTTCTCTAGAACTTTTAAGATAAGATGCTAATATGTTAGAATATAAATttagaataattaattttttaaataagatatttttggTTT belongs to Musa acuminata AAA Group cultivar baxijiao chromosome BXJ3-5, Cavendish_Baxijiao_AAA, whole genome shotgun sequence and includes:
- the LOC135638332 gene encoding dolichol-phosphate mannose synthase subunit 3-like; this encodes MKHILKIMALLVAVAGIWISLLETSVVPRSYTWLLPVYLVVSLGCYGLLMVGVGLMLFPTCPQEASLLQKDIIEAKEFLKSRGVDVGAD